The following are from one region of the Equus asinus isolate D_3611 breed Donkey chromosome 27, EquAss-T2T_v2, whole genome shotgun sequence genome:
- the ERICH1 gene encoding glutamate-rich protein 1 isoform X9, with product MTLASEIPPKKVAPETVTGWSAPPLTDGDAKTQPGRRLYTVSLPPEGYVPAPPEPHSWTESENSASSDGTGDQDPQDQQKRRRIRKHKSKKKFKNPSNIHVEQVELEKQQSLLQEKLQPRLADGPTISKNKKRKLKKKRQIRRKKAAGSPTQAPGLSFMYQPEESGSEREHGRESDAEEVPAASEEGATDDNEEDVRDARGEGVNSTNEKADSILNFLKSTQEIYVYDGLSEDADPAVFMETTKELLKCLETHSVSPSDVFLLDHMKTLLLSRDTERLKSAVDLFPERCVMPPDHASVISAFFNYWITHILPEKNSE from the exons ATGGCGACGCCAAGACCCAGCCTGGAAGACGGCTCTACACCGTGAGTTTGCCTCCGGAGGGCTACGTTCCCGCTCCGCCAGAGCCACACAGCTGGACAGAGTCCGAGAACTCCGCCAGCAGTGATGGCACGGGAG ATCAGGATCCTCAGGATcaacaaaagagaagaagaattagaaaacataaatccaagaaaaaatttaaaaaccccaGTAACATTCATGTAGAACAAGTGGAATTAGAGAAACAGCAGAGTCTTTTACAAGAAAAATTGCAGCCACGGCTTGCAGATGGCCCtacaataagcaaaaataaaaaaaggaaactgaaaaagaagcggCAGATTAGAAGGAAGAAGGCAGCTGGCTCCCCAACACAAGCCCCTGGCCTCAGCTTCATGTACCAGCCGGAGGAGAGCGGCAGTGAGCGGGAGCACGGGAGGGAGTCCGATGCAGAGGAAGTCCCAGCCGCCAGCGAGGAGGGTGCTACAGATGACAACGAGgaagatgtcagagatgccagaggggaAGGTGTTAACAGTACCAATGAAAAGGCAGATAGTATCCTAAACTTTTTGAAGTCAACACAAGAAATTTATGTTTATGATG GTCTCTCCGAGGATGCGGACCCGGCTGTCTTTATGGAAACCACTAAGGAGCTACTTAAATGTCTTGAAACTCATAGCGTGTCTCCCTCGGATGTGTTCCTTCTGGATCACATGAAAACGCTGTTACTTTCGCGAGATACTGAAAGATTGAAGAGCGCCGTGGACCTGTTCCCAGAACGTTGCGTGATGCCGCCCG ACCATGCCAGCGTCATCTCAGCTTTCTTTAATTACTGGATCACACACATCCTTCCTGAGAAAAACAGTGAATAG